In Hyphomicrobiales bacterium, the sequence GGAGGGCTTCGTCAGGATCGCCCCGCACAAGGGGGCCATCGTCTCGGGCCTGTCGCTGGACGAGATCAACGACGTCTTCGCGCTGCGCAAGCTTCTGGAGCCGCGGCTGCTGGAAAGCTCGGTGCCCGCGCTGACTCCGGATGATTTCGCGGCGATCGAAGGCATGGAAGCCGCCTTCGAGCATGCCATGACGGCGGGCGACATCGGCCGCTGGGGCGTGCTCAACGCCGATTTCCACATGGCGCTCTACGCCCGCGCGTCGCAGCCACGCACGCTCTCGATCGTCGCCGGCCTGCTCCAGACCAGCGACCGCTATACGCGGTTGCAGCTCCAGCGCGCCTCATCGATCCAACGGGCACAGGCCGAGCACAACGAGTTGATCCGCCTCTGCCGGAGCGGAGCGATGAAGGAGGCCAGCCGCCTGCTCGTCGATCATATCGAGCAGGTGCGGCGTGACCTGATCGCGTTCCTCGAGGATCGCGCGAAGGGGTAAGAGCCCCTCCTCCGTCATGGTCGGACTTGTTCCGACCATCCACGTCTTCATGCAACGAAGGTTGTGTTCAAGACGTGGATGCTCGCCACGAGGGCGAGCATGACGATGTTGTTCCGGAGCGAAAGCCGGTCAGGTCAGCTTGCCGCGTGCCGCGACGGGAAGCTCCCCAATCAGCTTGTTGCCGCGCACGGTGACGAGGCGGTCGACCATGTTGACGACGACGCAGACATGGTTCGGCACGATACGCACGATCTCGCCGACCACCGGCCGCTCATTCGTGCCCGAAAGGTCGAGGAAGCCGTGCTCCTCGGCGAACTGGGCGATCTTAGCCAGCGGATATTCGAGGATGTAGCCGTGCCCGTCGAGGCCGCCCTTGTCGCTCGTCAGCGTCTTCGAACCGGAATCGAGGATGCCGCGCTCCGGCGCCGCCCGGCTCACCACCGAGGCGTAGACCAGCAGCGCACAGTCGTCGAGCGTCGCGACGCCGGCCGCGATCTGCATGCGGTCGTTGAAGATCGAGGTGCCGGAGCGATGCTCCGTCGAGCCCTTGAGCTTGCCGATATTGGGGATGTTGGGCGAGCCGCCGGTCGAGACGATATCGGCCTTGAGGCCGGCATCGCGCAAACCGGCATTGGCCGTGTCGAGGAAGAGCTGCGTCCTCTCCCAGCCATCCTCCGGCGGATACATCAGGAAGCCGGCGAAGCGCAGGCCCGGCGAGGCCTCGATCATCTTCGCGAGTTCGACCGCCTCTCCGGGCGTCTCGACGCCGGCGCGCTTGCGGCCGGTGTCGCACTCCACCACGACCTCGAGGTCGCGGCCCGCGATCTCGGCGGCACGCGGCAGGCCGGAAATGGTGACGGGGTTATCGGCGGCGACGATCATCCGGACGCGGCGCTGGAGCGCGCCGAGGCGACCCAGCTTCTCCTCCCCGAGGATGTTGTAGCTGATCATGATGTCGTCGATACCGCCATCGGCCATCACCTCGGCCTCGCCGAGCTTCTGGCAGGTGATGCCGCGCGCGCCGGCCTCGATCTGGAGGCGTGCCAGCTCGGGCGATTTATGCGTCTTGATATGCGGGCGGTTGGCGACGCCGGCGGCGTCGCAGGCGGCCTGAAGTCGGGCGATGTTGGCGTCGACCTTGTCGAGATCGATCACCACGGCGGGCGTGCCGTAGACGCGGGCGATCTCGGCCGCGAGCGGGGTGGCCGCCGGCTGGTCGACGGCCTTGGAGGTGGTCGCGGTCACGCTCATGGGTGCACCTTGACGATGACCTCGATCTCGACGGTCATGCGGTTCGGCAGCGAACCCATGCCGACGGCCGAACGGGCATGGCGGCCGCGGTCGCCGAGCACGGCGACGAACAGGTCGGAGCAGCCGTTGATGACCTTGGGATGGTCGGAGAAATCGGGAGCGGCGTTGACCATGCCGAGCAGCTTCACCACCTCGACCTTGTCCAGCGAACCGGCCGCCTTCTTCATCGCCGCAAGCAGGCCGAGGCCGGTCTGCTTGGCGTGCTCATAGGCCTGCTCGATCGTGACATCGGCGCCGACCTTGCCGGTGGGATAGGTGCCGTCGGCCCGCTTCGGGCCCTGGCCCGAGAGATAGACCATGTCGCCGACCTGCTTGAAGCTGACATAGGTGGCGACGGGCATCGGCACCTCCGGCAGCGTCAGTCCCAGTTCCTTCAACCTGTCATCGGCGCTCATGCGCTTCTCTCCTCATATTCCGCCGGTGCCTGTCGCATCGGGGGTCAGTCAATCTTTCAGTTCACGGCGCATATAGCAGGCCGCATCGTCATAGCTCGCGAGCTTGCCGGCGAGCGCGGGCTCGTCCACCGCTCGAAAGCCCTGTCGCCGCCAGAACCCGGTGGAGTTGTTGACCGCGACCAGAGCCATGCTTGTGTAGCCGGTCCGCGCCGCGCTGTCCGCGATCTCGGCGACGATCCGGCCGGCAACGCCGCCGCCCCTGCCTGCCGGCAGAAGTGCGAGGTCGTGGATATACCAGTTCCGGGTGGCCGGAGGGATGGCTTCGAGAAGCGAATTCAACGCCGGCACGGCAGCTATCGGCCAGGGATGGCTGACAAGATAGCCCATCGGATCGCCTGTTCCGCCGACCAGCATATGGCAGCCTTCCGGCGCGAGCCGGAGCCGCTCCGCGAAGACCGCCTCATCCTCGGGATAGCCCGGATGGACGATCGACGCGATCGCCATCACGGCCGGAAGATCGGCCGGTGCCATGCGGCGCCAACCCATCCCCCGCGCGTCATGCTCGGGCTCGCCCCAAGCATCTCGTGCAGAAGGAGGCTCCCGCGCATCGACGTCATGCGATTCTCGGGGCGGCGCTCCGCTCCGCCCGAGAATGACGTCCTGCGCCCGCCGCGGCAATTACGCCGCGACCTTCGGGAACTTGCTGGTCCGCTTCGGGTGCCACCACTTGCCCTTGAGCACGACGCCCTCGGAAACGATCTTCCTGTCGCCGACCAGATGCTCGCCGACCACGTCGACATAGTCGAACTTGCCTTCCTTGACGGTGATGATCGTCGCATCGCCGAGCGAGCCGACGCGGAGCGAGCCGTATTCCGGCCGCTTCAGCGCCATCGCGGCGTTCACCGTCGAGGCGGCGATGACATTGTTCAGGCTCATGCCCATGCAGAGGAACTTCGACAGGGTGGTGACCTGGTCGAAGGCCGGCCCGTCGATGCAGAGCGAATGGACGTCCGAGGAGATCACGTCCGGCTCGAAGCCGTTGGCCAGCATGGCGCGCGCCGTCTTGAAGGCGAAGGAGCCCATGCCGTGGCCGATGTCGAAGATGACGCCGCGCTTGCGGGCGGCGATGACCTCCGGCTTCACCGTACCCTGGGCGGTGGCGGCGGTGTTCGGGAAGGGACGGAAGGCGTGGGTCAGCACGTCGCCCGGCCGCAGCATGCCGAGGACCTCTTCATAGGACGGCGGCGGATGGTCGATATGGCACATCAGCGGCATGCCGACCTCGTTGGCCACCTGCAGGCCGATATTGAGCGGCACGGTGCCCGAGGTACCCGAGGCATGCAGGCCGACACGGACCTTGATGCCGACGATGAGGTCGCGATTGGCATCGGCCACCTCGACGCAGGCGATCGGATTCATCAGGCGCAGGTCGCCGCTCTCGCCGACCATGGTGCGGCGGTCGAAGCCGTAGATGCCGGCATGGGAGACGTGCAGATAGGCGAGGATGCGCGCCTGACTCTGCTCGATGACGTGCTTGCGGAAGCCCGGCCAGTTGCCGGGGCCGGCGGAGCCGGTGTCGACCGCGGTGGTGACGCCGGAGGTGCGGCAGAACTCGTCCGCATCGATGCCGAGC encodes:
- a CDS encoding GntR family transcriptional regulator; the encoded protein is MSSLLKHRTLASAIVDQLRQGILDGRYPAGSQLRQDALAQAYDVSRIPVREALLQLEAEGFVRIAPHKGAIVSGLSLDEINDVFALRKLLEPRLLESSVPALTPDDFAAIEGMEAAFEHAMTAGDIGRWGVLNADFHMALYARASQPRTLSIVAGLLQTSDRYTRLQLQRASSIQRAQAEHNELIRLCRSGAMKEASRLLVDHIEQVRRDLIAFLEDRAKG
- a CDS encoding hypothetical protein (Evidence 5 : Unknown function), which encodes MKTWMVGTSPTMTEEGLLPLRAILEERDQVTPHLLDMIDEQAAGLLHRSAPAEADQLVVLGLCPLDR
- a CDS encoding D-TA family PLP-dependent enzyme, whose product is MSVTATTSKAVDQPAATPLAAEIARVYGTPAVVIDLDKVDANIARLQAACDAAGVANRPHIKTHKSPELARLQIEAGARGITCQKLGEAEVMADGGIDDIMISYNILGEEKLGRLGALQRRVRMIVAADNPVTISGLPRAAEIAGRDLEVVVECDTGRKRAGVETPGEAVELAKMIEASPGLRFAGFLMYPPEDGWERTQLFLDTANAGLRDAGLKADIVSTGGSPNIPNIGKLKGSTEHRSGTSIFNDRMQIAAGVATLDDCALLVYASVVSRAAPERGILDSGSKTLTSDKGGLDGHGYILEYPLAKIAQFAEEHGFLDLSGTNERPVVGEIVRIVPNHVCVVVNMVDRLVTVRGNKLIGELPVAARGKLT
- a CDS encoding conserved hypothetical protein (Evidence 4 : Unknown function but conserved in other organisms); amino-acid sequence: MSADDRLKELGLTLPEVPMPVATYVSFKQVGDMVYLSGQGPKRADGTYPTGKVGADVTIEQAYEHAKQTGLGLLAAMKKAAGSLDKVEVVKLLGMVNAAPDFSDHPKVINGCSDLFVAVLGDRGRHARSAVGMGSLPNRMTVEIEVIVKVHP
- a CDS encoding GCN5 family acetyltransferase produces the protein MGWRRMAPADLPAVMAIASIVHPGYPEDEAVFAERLRLAPEGCHMLVGGTGDPMGYLVSHPWPIAAVPALNSLLEAIPPATRNWYIHDLALLPAGRGGGVAGRIVAEIADSAARTGYTSMALVAVNNSTGFWRRQGFRAVDEPALAGKLASYDDAACYMRRELKD
- a CDS encoding Amidohydrolase/deacetylase family metallohydrolase translates to MTHDLILKGGRVIDPSQKHDGILDVAFTDGKVSGFGKDLKGAKEIRDVSGYIVTPGLIDLHTHVYWGGTSLGIDADEFCRTSGVTTAVDTGSAGPGNWPGFRKHVIEQSQARILAYLHVSHAGIYGFDRRTMVGESGDLRLMNPIACVEVADANRDLIVGIKVRVGLHASGTSGTVPLNIGLQVANEVGMPLMCHIDHPPPSYEEVLGMLRPGDVLTHAFRPFPNTAATAQGTVKPEVIAARKRGVIFDIGHGMGSFAFKTARAMLANGFEPDVISSDVHSLCIDGPAFDQVTTLSKFLCMGMSLNNVIAASTVNAAMALKRPEYGSLRVGSLGDATIITVKEGKFDYVDVVGEHLVGDRKIVSEGVVLKGKWWHPKRTSKFPKVAA